One Rhipicephalus microplus isolate Deutch F79 chromosome 4, USDA_Rmic, whole genome shotgun sequence genomic window carries:
- the LOC119171393 gene encoding uncharacterized protein LOC119171393 gives MGLNKSSWTDLTSMQQLLDHVVAANLRTGLAGLVRVSKGESAGPLVLDLGESLQSTLGDRATSFVNVMLRELDWSRNSSLIAALQSLDARVELARNQVDTLPLNTTSFAVNAETPTLDVSWEHVMEDVLERAYSSSNESTDLKNAVVSVGAVDVLKRMVAALTTTDLRVTGIYSLLLMLAQVMKYPYLLATNYAGFEDITLCLQATGEHMSVQFASWLARSLEVAATPAYLGNMVAALNQGIKTSTWIKESFALNIVDFQQKMVVKRAGSVITDGCVTRSTATRKKASYGDDFVANILLARKTAAPACVSAEAAAAVHWQIEGRIEPDLAGALVAPTASLTPDLLHADAGEPSLDYSTLGVMLLVEWAHTVSARKPELRARLSEYGQCVRTDAMDLLMADNVSDASLRTMVFLPWALDLALTAATSQWRKGDRRESSQGVPVDEDAATERLRLQLFFRRFCQTTCGDKEAAKVCLYGMFRSGQFARTFHCKWPERDVDCCYSGNGIRLRAAPTLHDLVA, from the exons ATGGGCCTCAACAAGAGCTCGTGGACCGACTTAACGAGCATGCAACAGCTTTTAGACCACGTCGTGGCCGCCAATCTTCGCACGGGTCTCGCCGGGTTGGTTCGGGTGAGCAAGGGCGAAAGTGCGGGGCCTCTAGTCCTGGACCTAGGTGAGAGCCTTCAGTCCACTCTTGGAGACCGTGCCACGTCATTCGTCAATGTGATGCTCCGCGAGCTCGATTGGTCCAGGAATAGCTCATTGATTGCCGCTCTGCAGAGCCTGGACGCCAGAGTTGAACTGGCAAGGAACCAAGTAGACACCCTGCCGCTCAACACCACCAGCTTCGCAGTG AACGCAGAGACTCCAACTCTGGACGTGTCCTGGGAGCACGTGATGGAAGACGTCCTGGAGCGTGCCTACTCCTCCTCCAATGAATCGACCGACCTAAAGAATGCGGTCGTGAGCGTCGGGGCTGTGGATGTCCTAAAACGGATGGTCGCAGCACTAACCACGACCGACCTGCGAGTCACGGGCATTTACTCACTGCTGCTGATGCTTGCGCAGGTCATGAAGTACCCTTACTTGTTGGCGACCAACTACGCTGGCTTTGAAGACATCACGTTGTGTTTACAG GCCACTGGTGAGCACATGAGCGTACAGTTCGCCTCATGGCTGGCGCGTTCGCTGGAAGTAGCTGCAACACCGGCCTACCTCGGGAATATGGTGGCAGCGCTGAACCAGGGCATCAAAACGAGCACGTGGATCAAAGAAAGCTTTGCATTGAACATCGTTGATTTCCAACAGAAGATGGTGGTCAAGAGGGCAG GGAGCGTTATCACAGACGGCTGCGTCACCAGATCAACGGCGACCCGAAAGAAAGCGAGCTACGGTGACGATTTTGTAGCTAATATACTGCTGGCTCGCAAGACGGCTGCACCGGCTTGCGTTAGCGCCGAAGCTGCCGCTGCAGTTCACTGGCAGATAGAAGGACGCATCGAGCCCGATCTCGCCGGGGCTTTAGTGGCGCCAACAGCGTCGCTCACTCCAGACCTGCTTCACGCGGACGCCGGCGAGCCAAGTCTGGACTACTCGACGCTGGGCGTGATGCTGCTCGTAGAGTGGGCGCACACCGTCAGCGCCCGCAAGCCCGAGCTGAGAGCCCGCCTGAGCGAATATGGCCAGTGCGTGCGCACCGATGCCATGGATCTGCTTATG GCTGACAATGTGAGCGACGCAAGCCTTCGGACAATGGTGTTCCTTCCCTGGGCCCTGGACCTGGCTCTGACCGCTGCCACTTCGCAGTGGCGCAAAGGCGACAGAAGAGAATCCAGTCAGGGCGTGCCTGTTGACGAGGATGCCGCAACCGAGAGGCTCAGGCTACAACTCTTCTTCCGGCGCTTCTGCCAAACCACTTGCGGGGATAAGGAAGCCGCCAAAGTGTGCCTTTACGGCATGTTCAGGTCGGGCCAGTTTGCCCGCACATTCCATTGCAAGTGGCCCGAGAGGGACGTGGACTGCTGCTACTCGGGAAATGGCATCCGCTTAAGAGCAGCGCCTACATTGCATGATCTTGTTGCGTAG
- the LOC142814258 gene encoding uncharacterized protein LOC142814258, which yields MATVTCRNCHLQSMQTTLKGTAHNNTHGSSLGFPSSNRSSPPEYVRQLMRISQTILMRLEQLGRQVDAMQQHLFNTTVRLQDETNDDVVLTPVKDIDQFLSLEGRLAADGNIKLKLIQQLAGLGGSTFGAAARRMLELLLSLEVAVQFSWAGQKGKRKFVDLGVTDVICKAVRRNFPETKKNDIECVIKVWLRHAGEKLQKQRLRTSRTHHEECLQSVALSSPSDEDL from the exons ATGGCAACTGTCACTTGTAGGAACTGTCACTTACAGAGCATGCAGACAACCTTGAAAG GGACTGCACACAATAATACCCATGGGTCTTCATTAGGCTTCCCCTCTAGCAATAGAAGCTCACCTCCTG AATACGTGCGTCAACTCATGCGAATTTCGCAAACTATCCTGATGAGGCTAGAGCAGCTGGGACGACAGGTTGATGCCATGCAGCAGCACCTTTTCAACACAACAGTGAGGCTTCAAGATGAGACAAATGATGATGTGGTTTTGACACCGGTCAAGGATATTGACCAATTTCTAAGTCTTGAGGGGAGACTTGCTGCTGATGGCAACATTAAGCTAAAGCTT ATACAGCAGCTTGCTGGCCTTGGTGGCTCAACTTTTGGGgcagcagccaggaggatgctggAGCTTCTGCTAAGCCTTGAGGTTGCTGTGCAGTTCAGCTGGGCAGGCCAAAAAGGCAAAAGGAAGTTTGTGGATCTAGGTGTCACAGATGTCATTTGCA AGGCCGTGAGGCGAAATtttccggaaacaaaaaaaaatgacatcgagtgtgtgattaaagtgtggcttcggcatgctggggaaaagctccagaagcagcgcttaagaacttctcgcactcaccatgagg aatgtcttcaaagtgtcgcgttgtcaagcccatcggatgaagacctctga